The Bacillus sp. Bos-x628 genome segment ATGGTCACGAAAACATCTCAATTCGATCAAGGTGATCAAGTTGTTGCTCATGAAGTGGAAAAGTATGCCCATACTAAAACAGTGATTTCAACGACTGGTCACTCACTTGGTGGAGCAGATGCCGAGTACGCTGGTGTAAACAATAATGTTTACAGTGTAGCTTTTAACAACCCTTCCATTGTTAAACTGCATGATGAAGAGACCCAAAAGAGAATAAGAAACGGCGAATTTGATTTGTATCATAAAGCCATCATTAATCCCGATGATATGGTGGGTTCAGGTTGGTTATTAGAATATGACCGACACAACGGAACGACAATTTATACGAAAGATCCTAGTCAATCACGAAGAGAGCGTATAGATCGGTTTATGTCACCGCTTGGTGTTCCTGGGGTTTTAGGAAATTTGATTACTTCCTTCTATGACCAAGCATTCGCAAAAGATCCAGATACTCATAGTTTAAATGATTCGAACTTTACATTTGATAAGAATGGTAATATCAAAAGTGTGGATGGAAGCAAAGGTGTTTATAACCAGAATATCGAATCGTTCTCATCTTATTCAGGTATGAATGGGCAAACCATCAAAGTGGATACCAAATATGCAAAAGAATTAGCTCATCGATTACAGGCAGCTATCGAAGACTTAAAAACAAAAAAACAAGCAATTGAACAATTCCCTCATGATCACAGCAAAATGGTTTATGACGTGAAATCTATTTGTGGAAAGAGGTTAGGAGAATTCAAGGATCTAGATCCAAGTGATGTTGATAAAGCTGTATTGTATCACGCGCCTTATGTGAAAGATGGGGCAGCATTTTATGATTCAGAAGAACAGTATCAAACTGAGGCTGCTCTACATTATTTGATTAGAGATTTAGAGGATATTAGTGAGTTTATTATGAAGATGGCTGAGGATATGAAAGATAAAGATGATGAATTAGCCAGATGGTTACGGTTGTAAGGGGGAGATTTAAATTGCTGTATGGAGTTAATATGGATGCAGATGAGTTTTACAGACGGCTACAACAGAATGAGGAATTAAAAAACATTGTGGGTGCAAGTTTAAAAACTCATTGTCAGAATCTAAAAGAAGACACAAAAAACGCATCAGATTTTTCTTCATCACAACAGGTTATAGCTGAAGTGTATGTTGCATTACTCTCTTCATTTGAAGGGAAAGCTAAGGACGCATTGGTGCAAAGGCTCAATGAAAATGCGACTATGCTGACAAATGCCACACAGAACAGATGTGCCTTTCTAAGAAGTATAAAGACTAAATAGTTAACATAACCTCTTCGCAACGATGCGATGGAGGTCTTTTTTTATTTAAACCGCCATTCCTTCTTCTCTTTATCTCATTCTATTTCATTTCTTGACATAAGGTTTTTAACCGCCTTACGAATCGTTGCCTCATCTTTACCTGTTTTCCTTTTAAGGTCATCCATCGAAGTGTTCTTTCGAAACCGGCTCATATTATAAATGATTCGATAAAGTTTCCTTTCGAGATCAGTCATTAAATCACCTCAAAAGCATTTTAACAGAATATTTGTTCGGTGTCTAAGTGTGGTGTATAATTAGAGTATACGGTTTACCCGCAGAAACGGGATTTAAAAAATCGTATATTTCAATGATTTTTCTTCTTAATATTACTCACAACTTGGTTGCTCATAAAGAGTAGTTTTTTATTTCGGGAGCGGGTTGGGAGCGGATTCAGTGGATTTATCATTTTTTATATTCTTTTAAGTTCCACGAAATGCTTTCAAGTATTGAAATGACGGGCTTTTGTTCTCAGTGATTCTTCGAGGTTCCACAAAGAACAACGATCTTCTAAGCAGTCGGTCGAGAGTTCGAATCTCTCCTGGGACGTCATTACATAACAGTTTAACCCTTGATATGAGAGGGTTTTAAACAGATTAGGGATGCTAACACAGATTAGTATCCTCTTTTTTATGCCTACACATTTATAAGAGAGCATCTATACCATACGGCTCCATAAGGTACACTATTCCTTATCAGTAAAATGAGGTTTTCGACAGTCTATTACGGTATATAATTCAATTGATAACAATATCACCCTCACTTGAACGGAGTAAGGTTCTTCTAATACTAAAATACTGGGCGCAGCTTATTTGTAATCTAAAATCATAGCCATGTAAGTGATCTTGAAAGACAATCTTTTACCCTTACTTCCTCCAATAAATTAGTGATTTTCCCTTTTGAAACTACAGAGCTGAATTTACATGCATTTCCCTAGCTTGCTATTTTAGTTCTTTATTTTTAAAAAATCTTCTTTATATCGAACGGCTAGATAGATTCCTGAAGCGAGAGTTGCAATAGAATATTTAAATAAAAAGAAAATTTGCCACATATATTCCTTTGGAAAAATCACGTCACATAAAATTACTACGAATAACATGTAGAGGCAACTTTTTAAAGTGATTTGATTTGTCCTCTCATCAC includes the following:
- a CDS encoding DUF2178 domain-containing protein, whose translation is MKNKGDLTNTIFYPLKTWVETSTENWNMLLGIGFAMLLVGLILTFVFLKRIGKSDERTNQITLKSCLYMLFVVILCDVIFPKEYMWQIFFLFKYSIATLASGIYLAVRYKEDFLKIKN